The Pseudomonas sp. FP2309 genomic sequence AATCGGCAAGGTCGCGCCGCCCATGCTGGTCCAGGCCAGGCCCGTGATCACGCCGGTACCCGACAGCACTTGCTCGTTGCGGAACACCGGCATACCCAGAGAACTCTCCAGGTCCTTGTTGCCGATTTTGATCACCGAGTTCGGCTCATCCAGCAGCTTGACCACCGCCTTGCGCACCAGTTTGCCCAGCTGTTTCTCCAACTGACGTACCCCGGCTTCGCGGGCATAGCCGTCGATCAACGCGCGCAGGGCACCGTCGCTGATGGTCAGGCTGGTTTTCGCCACTCCGGCTTTTTCGAGCTGCTTGGGCCACAGGTGGCGTTTGGCGATGGCGACTTTCTCTTCGGTGATATAGCCCGACAGGCGAATCACTTCCATACGGTCCAGCAACGGGCCGGGGATCGAGTCCAGGGTGTTGGCGGTGCACACGAACAGCACTTTGGACAGGTCCATGCGCAGGTCGAGGTAGTGGTCGAGGAATTCGACGTTCTGCTCCGGGTCGAGGGTTTCCAGGAGCGCCGAGGCGGGGTCGCCCTGGAAGCTCTGGCCCATCTTGTCGATCTCGTCGAGCATGATCACCGGATTCATCACTTCGACATCTTTAAGCGCTTGCACCAGCTTGCCGGGCAGGGCGCCGATGTAGGTGCGGCGATGGCCCTTGATCTCGGCTTCATCGCGCATGCCGCCGACGCTGAAACGGTAGAACGGCCGACCCAGGGATTCGGCGATGGATTTACCCACGCTGGTCTTGCCCACGCCCGGCGGGCCGACGAGCAGCACGATGGAACCAGCGACTTCGCCTTTGTAGGCGCCCACCGCGAGGAACTCAAGGATGCGGCTCTTGATGTCATCCAGACCGGCGTGGTGTTTATCCAGCACCTTGCGCGCGTGTTTCAGGTCGAGTTTGTCCTGGCCATACACGCCCCATGGCACCGAGGTGGCCCAGTCCAAGTAATTGCGAGTGACCGCGTACTCTGGCGAGCCGGTTTCCAGAATCGACAGTTTGTTCAGTTCTTCATCGATACGTTTTTGCGCTTGGGCCGGCAGCACTTTGCCTTGCAGGCGCTGTTCGAATTGTTCGACGTCGGCGCTGCGGTCGTCCTTGGTCAGCCCCAGTTCCTGTTGGATGACCTTGAGTTGTTCCTTGAGGAAAAACTCGCGCTGGTGTTCACCGATCTTGCGGTTCACCTCGGCCGAGAGTTCTTTTTGCAGGCGCGCGACTTCGACTTCTTTGCGCAGCATCGGCAGCACTTTTTCCATGCGCTTGAGCATGGGCACGCAGTCCAGCACTTCCTGCAACTCGTTGCCGGTGGCCGAGGTCAGCGCGGCGGCGAAGTCGGTGAGCGGCGACGGGTCGTTGGGGCTGAAGCGGTTGAGGTAGTTCTTCAGCTCTTCGCTGTACAGCGGGTTGAGCGGCAGCAGTTCCTTGATCGCATTGATCAGCGCCATGCCGTAGGCCTTGACCTCGTCGGTCGGCTCGGTGGGCTGGTGCGGGTATTCGACTTCCACCAGGTACGGTGGGCGGTGATGCTTGAGCCAGGTTTTGATGCGCACGCGGGTCAGACCCTGGGCCACGAATTGCAGCTTGCCGTTCTCGCGGCTGGCGTGGTGCACCTTCACCAGGGTGCCGTACAGCGGCAGGCTGGAGGTGTCGAAGTGGCGCGGGTCTTCCGGCGGCGTGTCCATGAAAAACAGCGCCAGGGAGTGGTGGTCGGACTTGCTCACCAATTCCAGGGTCTCGGCCCACGGTTCTTCATTGACGATCACCGGCAACACTTGCGCCGGGAAGAACGGCCGGTTGTGGATAGGAATGATATAGACCTTGTCCGGCAGGTTTTGCCCAGGCAGGGCCAGGCCGGTATTGGACGACGGGTTTTGCGCGTTTTCGGGGTCGGCGTAGTCGTTGAGATCGATATCAGGGGATTCTTGCTGGTCGCTCATGGGGCACCTGCATAAGGAAGTATGCAGCTTAGATGGGGCAGGGCAGTGGTGGTTTCAATGGCGGCAGGCAGTTAGCAACAAATTGCATGAATTCAGCTGATTTTATGCAGATAGCTCGGCAACGGCTGCTCCGGCAACACCGACAGCACTTTCAATCGCTGCAACATCCGCTGCCTGGCGCGTTGCAAATGCTCACGCAGGTTCAACGCCGCCGCGTCGAACGCGCCATGCAGCAGCAACTCGAGAATCAGGCGATGTTCGGCAAGCATCGCCGGATCTGCGCCGATCCCCAGCAAACGGTAAAAAATCCGACTGATGATCATCGGGCTTTGGCCCTGGCGAATCAGTGCGGCGATTTTGCGGTTCTGCAAGCCGGCCAGGCAGTGCTGGTGCAAGTCTTCTTCGATCTGTTCGATCACTGCCAGGCTGCACTCGGGGCTGTCCTGGGCCTCCAGCACCCGCTGCAACATGGCCTGGAGCATGTCGCGATCAAGCGACGGCGCACCCTGGCGCAGGGCTTCGGGTTCCAGGCAGGCGCGCAGTTCGTAGTCTTCGGTGACTTCCCGCGCGGTCAGCGGCCCGGCCAGCCATTGGGAGTAGGGCTCTTTTTCCACCAGGCCGCGGTCGCGCAGGCGCATCAGCGCTTCACGCACCACCGCGCGGCTGACGCCGTAGTGCTCGGCGGCGGCTTGTTCATCCAGGCGGTAATGGCCGAACGCGATGCAGGTGGACAGCGCCGCGCCGATTTCCTCGACGATGCGTTCACCCAGTGGCCGTGTGTCCACCAACTCAGCTTCGCCGTTGAGGCCCAGGTGGGCATGGCTCAGGGGCAGACGCAGCGGTTCCATGGCCAGGCCGTCGGGATTGATCAGATAACCCCGGCCATTGAAGCGGCAGATCAGGCCTTCGGCGTGCAGCAGGTCCAGCGCCTTGCGCACCGGCACACGGCTGGTGCCGAACAGTTCGGCCAGCGGTGCTTCGAGCAAGACCAGCCCGTGGCGGGCGGTGCCGTTGGCGATCGCATTACGCAACACTTGGTGAATCATCGCGTAACGAGACGCCGAGGCGGACACTGCTTTCATTACGTTCCCTGAGGCAAGTAGGACGGTGGCCGGGGATTCTCTCATAGATGCGCCTGTCACTCTGCGCCACGGCGGTGGCACTTTTTTGGGGCCGTCGAAGGAAAACTGTTACTTTTCTGCACCAAAATGTACTTATTAATAAAAGATACATTATTTCATTGAGAGCGTGAGGCGTTGCCGTCTCAGGATTATTTTCCGTCCGACAAAACCATCTATCCCGTAGCTCTCGGCAGAAAACCCCTGTCGGGCGCAATCACCTGCGCACAGACTGGCACGAAAGCTGCCTTTGTAAAATGTACATTTTATTAATATGTACGTTTTAAGAGGTTCTTTCCGATGTCAGACGCCACGTCAATGGCCGAGGATTTCGCCAGCGGTCGCAGGGACCCGGTGCAAGCCCTTGAACAGGCCCTGGATAAAGCGAGCCGCTCAGCCAGTGTGTTCATTTCGCTGACCGCCGAGCGCGCACGCCGTGAAGCCGAAGCCGCCGCCGCCCGCTGGCGCGCCGGTCAGCCGCTGAGTGCATTCGACGGTGTGCCCCTGGCCTGGAAAGACCTGTTCGATATGGCCGGCAGCCTCACCACAGCCGGCGCCGCCTACCGCCGCCATGCCCCCGCAGCCTCGCTCGATGCATCCTGCGTGGGCCTGTTGTGCCGTGCCGGGATGGTCAGCGTCGGCAAAACCAACCTCAGCGAACTGGCTTATTCCGGCCTGGGCCTGAACCCGCATTTCGGCACGCCGCGCAATCCCTATGGCACCGACCAGCCGCGCATCCCCGGCGGTTCATCGTCCGGGTCGGCGGTGGCGGTGGCGGCCGGTATCGTGCCGATCGCCATGGGCACCGACACTGCCGGTTCCATCCGAATTCCGGCGGCGCTCAACGGCCTGGTGGGCTACCGCAGCAGCAGTCGCCGCTACAGCCGCGACGGCGTGTTCCCCTTGGCCCACACCCTCGACAGCCTCGGCCCGCTGACCCGCAGCGTGCGTGACGCGCTGGCCATCGACGACCTGCTCCATGGTCGCCGCCAACGCCATGTGGCCCGCAGCGTGAAGGGCCAACACCTGGTGCTGGAACACGGTGTTCTGGCCGAGGTAGACCCCGCTGTGCGCAACAACCTGCTGCGCGCAGT encodes the following:
- the lon gene encoding endopeptidase La, translated to MSDQQESPDIDLNDYADPENAQNPSSNTGLALPGQNLPDKVYIIPIHNRPFFPAQVLPVIVNEEPWAETLELVSKSDHHSLALFFMDTPPEDPRHFDTSSLPLYGTLVKVHHASRENGKLQFVAQGLTRVRIKTWLKHHRPPYLVEVEYPHQPTEPTDEVKAYGMALINAIKELLPLNPLYSEELKNYLNRFSPNDPSPLTDFAAALTSATGNELQEVLDCVPMLKRMEKVLPMLRKEVEVARLQKELSAEVNRKIGEHQREFFLKEQLKVIQQELGLTKDDRSADVEQFEQRLQGKVLPAQAQKRIDEELNKLSILETGSPEYAVTRNYLDWATSVPWGVYGQDKLDLKHARKVLDKHHAGLDDIKSRILEFLAVGAYKGEVAGSIVLLVGPPGVGKTSVGKSIAESLGRPFYRFSVGGMRDEAEIKGHRRTYIGALPGKLVQALKDVEVMNPVIMLDEIDKMGQSFQGDPASALLETLDPEQNVEFLDHYLDLRMDLSKVLFVCTANTLDSIPGPLLDRMEVIRLSGYITEEKVAIAKRHLWPKQLEKAGVAKTSLTISDGALRALIDGYAREAGVRQLEKQLGKLVRKAVVKLLDEPNSVIKIGNKDLESSLGMPVFRNEQVLSGTGVITGLAWTSMGGATLPIEATRIHTLNRGFKLTGQLGEVMKESAEIAYSYISSNLKSFGGDPKFFDEAFVHLHVPEGATPKDGPSAGVTMASALLSLARNQPPKKGVAMTGELTLTGHVLPIGGVREKVIAARRQKIHELILPEPNRGSFEELPEYLKEGMTVHFAKRFADVAKVLF
- a CDS encoding GntR family transcriptional regulator → MKAVSASASRYAMIHQVLRNAIANGTARHGLVLLEAPLAELFGTSRVPVRKALDLLHAEGLICRFNGRGYLINPDGLAMEPLRLPLSHAHLGLNGEAELVDTRPLGERIVEEIGAALSTCIAFGHYRLDEQAAAEHYGVSRAVVREALMRLRDRGLVEKEPYSQWLAGPLTAREVTEDYELRACLEPEALRQGAPSLDRDMLQAMLQRVLEAQDSPECSLAVIEQIEEDLHQHCLAGLQNRKIAALIRQGQSPMIISRIFYRLLGIGADPAMLAEHRLILELLLHGAFDAAALNLREHLQRARQRMLQRLKVLSVLPEQPLPSYLHKIS
- a CDS encoding amidase; the encoded protein is MSDATSMAEDFASGRRDPVQALEQALDKASRSASVFISLTAERARREAEAAAARWRAGQPLSAFDGVPLAWKDLFDMAGSLTTAGAAYRRHAPAASLDASCVGLLCRAGMVSVGKTNLSELAYSGLGLNPHFGTPRNPYGTDQPRIPGGSSSGSAVAVAAGIVPIAMGTDTAGSIRIPAALNGLVGYRSSSRRYSRDGVFPLAHTLDSLGPLTRSVRDALAIDDLLHGRRQRHVARSVKGQHLVLEHGVLAEVDPAVRNNLLRAVEQLKAAGARVETRESPTFQATLALIKKHGWLGAFEAFALHQPLLDSADAEQLDPRVRRRLEAARSLPASQLIHVLDVRQRLQQQLIDELDGAILITPTVAHVAPALAPLEADDELFVSTNLATLRLTMPGSLLDMPGVSLPSGRDAQGLPTGLLLSAPTGEDARLLRAALSVESVLNN